Proteins found in one Saccharomyces kudriavzevii IFO 1802 strain IFO1802 genome assembly, chromosome: 11 genomic segment:
- the SKDI11G3220 gene encoding uncharacterized protein, with amino-acid sequence MHSLEPPRSKKRIHLIAAVKAVKSIKPFRTTLRYDEAITYNKSNEEKEKYTEAYHKEVNQLLKMNAWETDKYYDRNSMGSKNMISSVLVFNKKRDGTHKARFVARGDIQHPDTYDPGMQSNTVHHYALMTSLSLALDNDYYVTQLDVSSAYLYADIKEELYIRPPPHLGLNNKLLSLKKSLYGLKQSGANWYETIKSYLIKQCGMDEVRGWSCVFKNSQVTICLFVDDMILFSKDLKANKKVIANLRIKKKKKLKP; translated from the coding sequence ATGCATAGTCTAGAACCACCAAGGTCAAAAAAACGTATTCATTTAATTGCAGCTGTAAAGGCGGTAAAGTCAATCAAACCATTCCGAACGACCTTAAGATATGATGAAGCAATCACATATAATAAGagtaatgaagaaaaggagaaatatACTGAAGCATATCATAAAGAAGTTAACCAactattaaaaatgaatgctTGGGAAACAGACAAGTATTATGATAGAAACTCGATGGGttccaagaatatgatAAGCTCAGTGCTTGTATTCAACAAGAAGCGTGACGGAACACATAAGGCTAGATTTGTTGCAAGAGGTGACATACAGCATCCCGATACATATGATCCGGGCATGCAATCCAATACTGTACATCATTATGCACTGATGACATCTTTGTCACTTGCATTAGATAATGACTACTATGTCACACAACTAGACGTATCCTCCGCTTACTTGTATGCCGACATCAAAGAGGAATTATACATAAGACCTCCACCACATCTAGgattgaataataaattactaagtttaaagaaatcactTTATGGTTTAAAACAAAGTGGTGCAAACTGGTATGAAACTATTAAATCATACTTAATAAAGCAATGTGGCATGGACGAAGTACGTGGATGGTCGTGtgtgttcaaaaatagtcAAGTCACAATATGTCTATTCGTTGATGACATGATATTATTCAGCAAAGATCTAAAAGCGAATAAGAAAGTCATAGCAAATCTCagaattaagaaaaaaaaaaaattaaagccATGA